TGTATATGAAACGCCGTCAGTCAATTTACAGTATACTTTCCTAACACAAAAATTCATTTCTCAAAGACAGAACTCGAAAAGTATTTCGTAGATATTCCAAAACTCAGagcaaaatttaaaaatcaataaaaacaaaAAGGCAGGGGGAGTCATCAAAACTTACTTCGCGGCCTGTGCAATTATATTGGTAATGGAACTGGTCTGCTCTTTTGCAGTCTCCACCAGTGAATCCTATAACTCAACAAACCCAAATTCCCTCAGAAAAGttccaaaattatatcaaagccAAGACAGTTTGAcggtaaaaattaaattttacctGTGCAGCTACTAAACGTGCAACAGTTCTCTTGCTCGGCTCTTGAAGTTCACCGGCAATCAAGAGTTCATCCAATATAAAGTAGGCCTTCAATGTCAAACAGAAACAAAAGTTAAAGCATTTATAAATTATCTATAAGAAAAAGGGTAAAAAAGAAATCACCAATACCCTTGAATCTATATCAAAATTCCACATGTACCTCCTATTTTCATCAACCGTATTTTCCTGATGGATGCAACTATTCGGACACCAATACTTTTGTTGACATCATGATCTAAATTCACCAGTTGATATAGCACAGAACTTAAATTCACGAGTTGATATAACACGGAACTTATTTGGAAGACCCAAAAAACCCACACATAATTATCAGTCCACACCGCAACATGAAGGATAGATTCCAAAACATAAAAGTAATATATTTTTACACAagaaaaatttataaaagaacACATACACACACATATTAAACTTTACTCCACGAGAGCTCTTTTTACATCTTTTGCCTTGGACAATATAATCTAGCACCTAGAGTACACCATGTGCTCTTAACGACACTGTACATACCTTATGAAAGTTGTAGATCAAGTCCAATTCACAAACCTGGATATAAAATTAAACTGCAGTCAGTTGAAAATATGAAGGGGCCATTAATACTCCCATGAAAGGTCAGGTTTAATGTTCACTCACACTGCCAAAGTATCGATCAAGAACCTCCACATAGTGATGAATAATTTCTAGAATTTCTAATTCATTGTCATCCTCGTCAATGCACATGCAGAAGTAAAGACTAGCATATCTGCCAAATTTATTCCAGCTTAGTAGATAATCTTTGAAAAGGTAAAATTGCTAAAAACATATTGTAGCATTACCTTTTATAAACGACTCGTAGTCCTCTCCATTCCACAAAATTACAGAGTTTGGGCCCTCTTGTGAGAATTAGTCCACTAAGCTCACGGATAACCTTCTCAAAATGCATTGTCAAAAAGCATTAATACAATGAAGACAAGAGCAGCTTCAAAAAAGCATCAACAAAGGTACTAAAAAGACAAAGAACTAAATACTTAAAAAGACTTTTGTCCTTTATGTGCAAACTTTGCAATTTGCATAAATAACACTGGATTGAAACAAATGTATTAGCCATACCTTTGTTCTTTCCTTCTGAGAATAAGGAGAATACCATTTCGTCAATCTAACTTTCCCTTGTCGACTAATTAGAAGTACAAAGTGAATCTGCAACACAAAAAGGCTCATTGATTCCAGTCTTCCAGATAGAGGCAGTACAGCAACTTAAAAGTGAAGCTTGATTTTAAGTTTCTAAAGTAAAATTCAACAATTGAAGCGGATAATACCAGCTGTAATAATCAAAAGGTAAAATGAAGATCGCATTTTGCCAGTACCATGAGAGCTGAGTCACCCTATATATCGTGTAACTTGGCTGTATTAACATAAAAGATTTCTAGTTCCTATCAGATCTTGATGAAGCCCTAATTTCAGCTCCAAATCTGAACTATATGAACTTGTACTTCCTAGACAACATTACAATTAAAACATTTGGCTTATTCATCCTCTAGTCTGTGCTTCGTTTACAATTATTTCGATAATTAACGTATACATCATGACAATATCAGTTATATATATCAACGGTAGTTTCATCCCACTACTAGTACAAAAGAAGAAGAACAAATAGACATAACAAGTTAATGCGCCATAAGTAATCATCGTAACAATAGCAAACAGAAAACTTTCAAAAGAATCAATAGAACTAACAACAAAGCACAAATTGAAATGTTTAAGTATGATCAAATATCATAAGAAATCAGAAACAATTTTGAAGAAAATAAGTAAGCTGGACCTAGCAATAAACCGGTAGTAGCATCAAAATGAAGCAATTACAATACGTAAACTACGGGTGAAAAAAAAAACAGCTGAACCAAGTGGCAGATCCAAAGAGATACGAAGAGGAGCAAAGCATAGAATCAATCAAGTatgaaaaaggaaaaggaaattgAAGGTCACAGAAACAAACACACAAACAtagcatatataataaaattcatGATAAGCCAAGTGAATGATGAATGTAAACAGCGCCAAGAAGGAAAAGCAGATCCATAATGAGGATTAGAAAATGAGGAAGCAATTCGACTACAATTCAGCGAACAAATCATAAGAAGAGGATCAGAAATATGAAAAGGCGAGATTGGTTACCATGGTTGAGGATAGGCAGCTCTGGGGGTTCAAAACGAAAAGCTCAGGAAACGGTTTCCCCTTCCAAGTCGTGCAGCTGAACTAATTTTATagttatttgaaattttattttgtaGATTTATTAAACAATAATATTTAAACCTATGGTCAGCATCGATTAGTTGAGCCAACCCATAATGGGAAGCAACTCATGGCCCAATATTTGCGTAGCCCATACTTTTCTGCTTTTCTTTCTCattcataatttaatataaaaatatcaattttattAAGCTAAACATTAACCACATCAGCATAAATTACATTCGGGGATAATTGGATTGAGTCTTAATTCaatttatatgtatattattgtCTAAGAGAATAACTCATTGATTGGAGTGTACTAACGAATGACgaaaaatcacttttttttttatttttgggtacAACTTAGACGCAATTTCAATTCTAAATTCATTGTTGCAAACCCTGCAACAAGTTCAAACCCCACAAGTCATGGTAGAGTTGAAAATTTCTGCAACTGAAACTATGATTCAGACCTCCCCCTGCTTCGACTCTAAAGCCACCATTAACTCATTTGCAGTAAGTGCTTGTGAAGGACCTAAACTACGGCATTGCCATCTCCATTTCTTTCCAACAAAGGCCTTACTCCTTTTTCTGAATCATTAACTCATCTGCTGCTAGAGCTAATAGCTAAGCGCCTAACCCACCTCCACTATAGGAATCTTGTCACTTTACACACAACACCTTACAATACCAAAAGTTGGTTTATCTGAAAGTAGTAAATATTGCCAACACCTGTTACAAGACTACAGAACACATCACTTCACCAAGCCTGACCTAAAAACTTATGTCTTTCTACTGTTTGTTGAAACCACACAAGCACCTTTCATCTAATTACATCAACAACACTCGCAATCTATTACTACATGCTTATGCAGGAACAAGGTTAGGATCTCCATTTCTAATGGCTTAAACAGTAAAGAGAATTCGGAAGTGAATGGCCATAATTGGGCTTTCTTATCACAATATCAACATACGTGAAATGCAAAACCTGTATGTAGATTTTCAATTTTAGTGATTGTGACAAATTGCATAATTCCACGTAATTTTCAAGAACAGGAGAATGTTTCCATATTTGTCAACATTCCTAATTGCTAAAACAagcaaaaataaaacaaatcatcatGTGTTCCATGCTTCCCTTTTGTTCCTCTTCTTGCAGTTTTAAGCCTAACTCATTGGTTATTCTGCTAAAGAAATAGCTACTTTGGTGACTGGCTATCCCCCTATTCTTATCAACAGCAACAAGAATTCTTTAGAACCTAGGATTAGGTTCTTGGTTGAGGTGATGGGGAGACCAATTGATGAAGTAGCTGATTACCCGGATTTTTTTCAGCACGGTTTAAAGAAGCGACCGGAGTTGCTGCACAGGCTTTTGAAAGAGAAGGGTGTCATCTGTAGCTTAAGTGAAATGTTGGGCTGCAATCAGAAGAAGTTTTTACGGAAGTTTGGTTTGTCTAAAGTGTTAGCCTGATGATATACTAGACCACATTCCAGTTCACTTGATCTATCATTTTATGTACTG
This window of the Gossypium arboreum isolate Shixiya-1 chromosome 12, ASM2569848v2, whole genome shotgun sequence genome carries:
- the LOC108479734 gene encoding AP-1 complex subunit sigma-1 gives rise to the protein MIHFVLLISRQGKVRLTKWYSPYSQKERTKVIRELSGLILTRGPKLCNFVEWRGLRVVYKRYASLYFCMCIDEDDNELEILEIIHHYVEVLDRYFGSVCELDLIYNFHKAYFILDELLIAGELQEPSKRTVARLVAAQDSLVETAKEQTSSITNIIAQAAK